One Citricoccus sp. K5 DNA window includes the following coding sequences:
- a CDS encoding PACE efflux transporter: MPGTVPHSTSEPISEPSVDPSVDPSVDPTSDVVQREVPLAPGGRRALVGRRVFPTPAVRRVVYAVIFEALAIGFTTVILALMGNPAGASAAVGVLSSVVALIWNMVFNTLFERWERRSGHTGRPLRIRLLHTLLFELGLVIVLVPAVALLLQVSLWEAFLYEAALIIFFLIYNAVYAWLFDRVFGLPDSAQ, translated from the coding sequence ATGCCCGGCACTGTGCCCCACTCCACCAGCGAACCCATCAGCGAGCCCAGCGTCGACCCCAGCGTCGACCCCAGCGTCGACCCCACGTCAGACGTCGTCCAACGTGAGGTGCCGTTGGCCCCGGGCGGCCGCCGGGCCCTGGTCGGTCGCCGCGTCTTCCCGACGCCGGCCGTTCGCCGCGTGGTCTACGCCGTCATCTTCGAGGCGCTCGCCATCGGCTTCACCACGGTCATCCTCGCGCTGATGGGCAACCCGGCCGGCGCCAGCGCCGCCGTCGGGGTGTTGTCCTCCGTGGTGGCGCTGATCTGGAACATGGTGTTCAACACGCTCTTCGAGCGCTGGGAGCGGCGCTCGGGCCACACCGGCCGGCCCCTGCGGATCCGCCTGCTGCACACGCTGCTGTTCGAGCTCGGACTCGTGATCGTCCTGGTGCCCGCCGTCGCGCTGCTGCTGCAGGTCAGCCTGTGGGAGGCGTTCCTCTACGAGGCGGCCCTGATCATCTTCTTCCTCATCTACAACGCGGTCTACGCCTGGCTCTTCGACCGCGTGTTCGGGCTGCCTGACTCCGCCCAGTAG